One genomic segment of Mycolicibacterium gilvum includes these proteins:
- a CDS encoding AMP-binding protein, producing the protein MTALTEASIPAVLADRAEKQPDDIAYTFVDYEADPAGVTDSLTWSEVHERVQIVAGKLATIGSPGDRAVILAPQSLEYIIGFLGAVAAGFIAVPLSMPQTRHHDERVTGAMADSTPVVVLTTSAVVEDVRRYGQADPKQRPPKFLEIDTLDFDSPPKPAPAASLPKTAYLQYTSGSTRSPAGVVVTHKNVVVNLEQLLTDYYEAYPDGPPADTTIVSWLPFYHDMGLIVGVFIPMMLGRPAVLMSPVAFMMKPSRWMQLLGSNPSAFTAAPNFAFELAVKRTSDEDMAGKDLSTVVVMINGAERVHGSTVRRFNERFAAFGLPDSAMRPSYGLAEATVYVAASAGGRPPTAVRFDVEKLAAGHAEICSEDTGTELISCGAPRSTTARVVDPDTLVENPAGKIGEVWLHGEHVAAGYWHNPKLSELFAAQLSEPSAGTPKGPWLRTGDLGVMFDDELYIIGRIKDLLIVDGRNHYPDDIEATVAEFTGGRVAAVSVPDEASERLVVIAELKKQLDQSVLDSVRQQVTAAVSQTHSVRVSDFVLVGPGSLPLTTSGKVRRASSVQLYLNDSFSRLDATT; encoded by the coding sequence GTGACAGCGCTGACCGAAGCCTCCATCCCCGCGGTACTGGCCGATCGCGCGGAGAAGCAGCCCGACGACATCGCGTACACGTTCGTCGACTACGAGGCCGACCCGGCCGGCGTCACCGACAGTCTGACGTGGTCGGAGGTGCACGAGCGCGTGCAGATCGTCGCCGGGAAACTCGCGACGATCGGCTCGCCGGGCGACCGCGCGGTGATCCTGGCCCCGCAGAGCCTGGAGTACATCATCGGGTTCCTCGGCGCGGTGGCCGCCGGCTTCATCGCCGTCCCGCTGTCCATGCCGCAGACCCGCCACCACGACGAGCGCGTCACCGGCGCGATGGCCGACTCGACACCGGTCGTCGTGCTCACGACCTCCGCGGTCGTCGAGGACGTCCGCAGGTACGGCCAGGCCGACCCGAAGCAGCGGCCGCCGAAATTCCTCGAGATCGACACCCTCGACTTCGATTCGCCGCCGAAGCCGGCGCCCGCGGCGTCGCTGCCCAAGACCGCCTACCTGCAGTACACCTCAGGTTCGACGCGCAGCCCCGCCGGCGTGGTCGTGACCCACAAGAACGTGGTCGTCAATCTCGAGCAGCTGCTGACCGACTACTACGAGGCCTATCCCGACGGCCCGCCCGCGGACACCACGATCGTGTCGTGGCTGCCCTTCTACCACGACATGGGCCTCATCGTCGGGGTGTTCATCCCGATGATGCTGGGCCGGCCCGCGGTGCTGATGAGCCCGGTCGCGTTCATGATGAAGCCGTCCCGCTGGATGCAGCTGCTCGGCTCGAATCCGAGCGCGTTCACCGCGGCCCCGAACTTCGCGTTCGAACTCGCCGTCAAGCGCACCTCCGACGAGGACATGGCCGGCAAGGACCTCAGCACGGTCGTCGTGATGATCAACGGGGCCGAGCGGGTGCACGGCTCGACGGTGCGCCGGTTCAATGAGCGGTTCGCCGCGTTCGGCCTTCCGGACTCCGCGATGCGGCCGTCCTACGGCCTGGCCGAGGCGACGGTGTACGTCGCGGCGTCGGCGGGCGGCCGCCCGCCGACGGCGGTCCGGTTCGACGTCGAGAAGCTCGCCGCCGGGCACGCCGAGATCTGTAGCGAGGACACGGGCACCGAGCTGATCAGCTGCGGCGCGCCGCGCTCGACGACGGCCCGGGTGGTCGATCCCGACACGCTCGTCGAGAATCCCGCGGGCAAGATCGGCGAGGTGTGGCTGCACGGCGAGCACGTCGCCGCCGGCTACTGGCACAACCCGAAGCTGTCGGAACTGTTCGCCGCGCAGTTGAGCGAGCCGAGCGCCGGGACGCCGAAGGGTCCGTGGTTGCGCACCGGCGACCTCGGCGTGATGTTCGACGACGAGCTCTACATCATCGGTCGCATCAAGGATCTGCTGATCGTCGACGGCCGCAACCACTACCCGGACGACATCGAGGCGACGGTTGCCGAGTTCACCGGCGGCCGCGTCGCGGCGGTCTCTGTCCCCGATGAGGCCAGTGAGCGTCTGGTCGTGATCGCCGAGCTCAAGAAGCAGCTCGATCAATCGGTGCTGGACTCGGTCCGCCAGCAGGTCACCGCGGCAGTGTCGCAGACCCACAGCGTCCGCGTGTCGGACTTCGTGCTGGTCGGACCCGGCTCGCTGCCGCTGACCACCAGCGGCAAGGTGCGCCGGGCGTCCAGCGTCCAGCTGTACCTCAACGACTCGTTCAGCCGTCTGGACGCCACTACATGA